ggtgTCATCCTCCATCCGGGTTAGCACATGGATCGAGTCGCCTGGTATTTGGGTCGGGTCAGcccatccgggtgaagaagacgtgTGGCACGCGTCTGTGCGCATGGCCATCCAACTTGCTGACGCGTGACGGCACGCACAGCAATGTCCGACATCCGATTTTGACGCAATTTAGGAAGAGAGATAACAAAGCCTTATTTACGATTTATCAAGGGCTTGATAAAGTTGCATAAGAGATGTTGACTCCAGCAAAAACTTCAAAAGAGGCAtgggagattaaaaaaaaaaaaaaattcctatagTGTGGAAAAAGAGAGGAGGGTATGGTTGCAAGCTTTGAGAGGAGATtttgaaaggttaaaaaaaggaaaacataaccCATCTCTGATTActttataaaagtaattttagttcTTCATCAGATGAGaataaatagagaaaacatTGATGATGTTATAGAGAAAGTTTTGAGGTTTTTAGACTGGGAATTTGATTATGTTGTTGTGGTAATAGAAGAGTCAAAAGATTTAGAATAGATGACGGTGGAAGAACTCACGGGTTCTCTTCAAGCCCGTGAGTagaagattgaaaaacaaatagaaagaaGATCAGAAGAGAAAGTATTACAAGAAAAGTTGAGATAAAAGGACAAGACCATGTAGTAGAGAAGGTTTTCTAAGAGGTGGAATCTTTTATtgaagaggaagatgaagaagtCGTAGGTCATATAGAAGCCATGAAACTCATGGAGGGCAcgatgaaaatcaaaattcctTTCTAAGAGGACGTGGTAGAAGCCGAAGCCGAGGCCGATCAAGTTGGAGGTATGacatattagaaattaaatgttACAACTGCAAAGAGTTTGGTCATTTGCTTCAAATTGTCTTTGCAACACTATTGGTGACAAAAAAGGTTAATTTTGCTATGAAGAGCCTGCTTTGTTGCTGGCTTGTGGAAATTTTGAATCATGCAATCGAAGCACTTGGTATTATTCATAATTggaaaagaatacaataaatataaatacaaataatgaaGGCACGAAAGGCGCGGTTACAATTCAAAGAATATTCCTAAGagaaaatctaaaaatgaaGCCAACATCtatctcttctttattttatttcaacagccatcctattatatatatatatataggaggcCTAGAACAATCTATGCATGCTTGCGTGCAAACTCCAGAAGACATTGACAGAGTTCTTTAGGCCTAGAAGCAATTGCCATATGATCTGCTGGAATCTCCATCACTTCCTTAACCTCGTTGTGTTCAATCATGAAGCGCTGCAATGACGGAACCACCAATAAATCTTGAGTACAGACAACATAATCTCGCACAACCGATCCAAATTTCTCCTTCGTGAACTTGTTTGCCTTGGCCAGACTTTCAAGAAACAATGATCCTGATCTCTTTAGAAGCGTCTGGAGACTGAGATCctgcaaacaagaaaaatatcatcACTACACTAGTTATTGCAGTCAAACAGATCAGTCCAGGATcgaaaatcaatttgtaatcAGATTCATGATCAGCCGTACCTCAGGGGAGGCAAGGTTAAAAGCAGTGGACTTCATGAATGCCTCATATCCCGCCGTTGAAGACACTACACTCTGCCACCCGTCTGCCATGGCTGGGCTATTTTCAATAAACTAACGGAAAGAACACAATGTATCAGGGTTAATTGAAAGTTAGAGATGATTGGTAATGCCTTTACATTTGCATGTTTTCaattaattgcaaaataaaatgaattgcgGTACCTTCTCTAACATATACGATGGCCTGTGCTCGGTATCAGGCAAGAATGCTGTAACAAAAACAGCTAGAGAAATCTTGTCTGGGAACTTCTCCATAGCAAAAGCCACGTTTAAGCCACCTAGACTATGAGCCACCAAtacaaccttttcattttcagCTAAGTTGGCCATGAACTCGATCAAGGGCTCATTATACTGATCAAAAGTAACAACTTCTTCCAGTGTTTTTGTGTTCACCCCTGATGCACTCATGTCAAGGGCCGTGACAGAGTGGCCAGCTGCCTCTAGCATTGTCTTCACCTTGTACCATGCCCAAGCTCCTGAAGCTGAACCATGGATCAGAACAAAATGCGTTGTTTGATTGTTGCTatctcccattttttttttcttttttttgctgatTGATAGTACTCTAAAAAAAGTAAAGGCTTTTGGTTTCGCTTGACAGTACGTTATATTTTCGTAATGCCTTGATTGTGCTTAGTAATGTCGTTGCTTGGTGGTATTTATAGAGAGTACCGTCTGTTGAAAAGTTGAAAGTGGTAAATGTCAAGTCACATGAAATTCAacgattaaaaatatatatattcatgatgAAAAGCAGTCATGCTTTCTTCGTTGAAGAACTTCAAATACAATGTCCAAGAAGATAGCTTGTCCTTGGAGAAGTTAACTCCTCAAATACAAACCCAACTCTTTCTTCTACTTTTCTTCT
This Populus alba chromosome 7, ASM523922v2, whole genome shotgun sequence DNA region includes the following protein-coding sequences:
- the LOC118047761 gene encoding salicylic acid-binding protein 2; the protein is MGDSNNQTTHFVLIHGSASGAWAWYKVKTMLEAAGHSVTALDMSASGVNTKTLEEVVTFDQYNEPLIEFMANLAENEKVVLVAHSLGGLNVAFAMEKFPDKISLAVFVTAFLPDTEHRPSYMLEKFIENSPAMADGWQSVVSSTAGYEAFMKSTAFNLASPEDLSLQTLLKRSGSLFLESLAKANKFTKEKFGSVVRDYVVCTQDLLVVPSLQRFMIEHNEVKEVMEIPADHMAIASRPKELCQCLLEFARKHA